In Bacteroidia bacterium, a genomic segment contains:
- a CDS encoding T9SS type A sorting domain-containing protein, producing the protein MKYLSIFFLAFLLGNLVMGQPYCTDSVGISTDPRPGKAYNLERPALANTFDWMNDSIQPVHLYGPTYSGTTYFNSPYYNNNYDLNFLAKEAASDFYPEEGWELIHWGFGKTVNGGNESYNRQLPYLILYNRHTGMLHVFGASDLTGYDVFEIELSFTTEYDRTDYGPAGLLGYVNPVAQVLDDSTRIAIVKGTFLHPNQTLKFVHAVFPIAYDPCVCHNQSAFRVKFWLVEESDIKLYGRLLGTQVDLLSYYQGVGGSPYFHPDYLSSVFANGYDVEAGAQIYKEAGDIYNDLIPVMGAKGKFDIVAALDVLKAMIDLGVEVAGIIPGGKKITAPFKIASKAINFSQSVLKFKKSGQPAKPSKAIPAIIKAEVTMAGTLQDTDQQLVTEIAVPGSLGTSTLPEANYPQQPYYPLYNEELGVFALLETPVINRYVTQTYSTSGNCNSLEETEIVTENISYRLASAIKYAINPAARIDFSKSEISAALVIKSPSDEPYNLSNGSYSHVIEYGNLEEGVGDYTYISPFLPLECLENLSMYLDKYHYFSSLNCTGSSYSPRSDDTVYLRFANVYLSSTLDTEGLPNVSLQTVTFPVKIQEVTAPLPTSVILPFEKNISGVLTTDQKAWRKITVTGNISAANPVVVSAGAEIVVPPNAQILPNIELVPGVIPMSCGSVNLPKDPAWLNTYCTSSQYKAGQLSAKTQQLPSSNGFVAEIPLTAFPNPFTGEITLRFELLQTTEVSLTLYDLLGRPVMPIRKSEPMKAGPQELTMDMGFLAAGVYIVVMDANGQRRTVRIVKE; encoded by the coding sequence ATGAAATACCTATCTATATTTTTTCTGGCTTTCCTCTTAGGAAATCTGGTTATGGGACAACCCTATTGCACCGATTCGGTGGGTATCTCCACTGACCCCCGCCCGGGAAAAGCCTACAATCTGGAACGCCCTGCGCTTGCCAATACCTTTGATTGGATGAATGACTCGATTCAGCCAGTTCATCTGTACGGCCCAACCTATAGCGGTACTACCTATTTTAATAGTCCGTATTATAACAACAACTATGACCTGAATTTTCTGGCAAAAGAAGCCGCCAGTGATTTTTACCCGGAAGAAGGCTGGGAACTGATTCACTGGGGGTTTGGTAAAACGGTCAATGGCGGTAATGAGTCCTATAATCGCCAACTGCCTTATCTGATTTTGTATAACCGGCATACCGGTATGCTTCATGTATTTGGTGCCTCTGACCTTACGGGATATGATGTATTTGAAATTGAATTGAGTTTTACAACAGAATATGATCGCACAGACTATGGCCCAGCCGGGTTATTGGGATATGTAAATCCGGTTGCCCAGGTTCTTGATGACTCTACACGCATAGCAATAGTTAAAGGAACCTTTCTTCATCCCAACCAGACATTAAAGTTTGTCCATGCGGTTTTTCCGATAGCCTATGACCCTTGTGTCTGTCATAATCAGTCTGCCTTTAGGGTAAAGTTCTGGCTTGTCGAGGAATCTGATATTAAACTTTATGGGAGGTTGCTGGGAACCCAGGTGGATCTCCTGAGCTACTATCAGGGTGTAGGAGGCTCTCCCTATTTTCATCCTGATTACTTAAGTTCTGTATTCGCTAATGGTTATGATGTTGAGGCCGGAGCGCAGATCTACAAGGAAGCGGGGGATATTTACAATGATCTGATACCAGTAATGGGGGCAAAAGGGAAATTTGATATTGTGGCAGCCTTGGATGTGCTGAAGGCAATGATCGATTTAGGAGTAGAAGTAGCAGGCATAATTCCCGGAGGGAAAAAAATTACGGCCCCTTTTAAGATTGCGTCAAAAGCAATTAATTTTTCGCAGTCTGTCCTGAAGTTCAAAAAATCGGGGCAGCCCGCCAAACCGAGTAAGGCAATCCCTGCCATCATTAAAGCAGAGGTTACAATGGCAGGTACGTTACAGGATACAGACCAGCAACTTGTCACCGAAATCGCCGTTCCCGGCAGCCTGGGCACAAGTACCCTGCCGGAGGCAAATTATCCCCAACAGCCTTATTATCCGCTCTACAACGAAGAATTGGGGGTGTTTGCCTTGCTGGAAACGCCGGTGATAAACCGGTATGTCACGCAGACATATTCGACTTCGGGCAACTGTAACAGCCTCGAAGAAACCGAAATTGTCACCGAAAACATTTCCTACCGGCTGGCATCGGCCATTAAATATGCGATCAATCCGGCAGCGCGAATTGATTTTTCAAAAAGCGAAATTTCCGCAGCATTGGTTATTAAAAGTCCTTCGGATGAACCCTATAATCTGTCCAACGGCTCGTACAGCCATGTGATCGAATACGGAAACCTGGAAGAAGGAGTCGGCGATTATACCTATATCTCGCCATTCTTACCGTTGGAATGTTTGGAAAATCTATCGATGTATCTGGACAAATACCACTATTTTTCCTCCCTGAACTGCACCGGATCAAGTTATTCGCCCCGTTCCGATGACACGGTGTATCTGCGATTTGCCAATGTTTATCTGTCCAGTACTCTTGACACGGAAGGATTACCCAATGTGTCTTTGCAAACCGTTACCTTTCCCGTAAAAATTCAGGAGGTGACTGCCCCGCTTCCAACTTCGGTCATCCTTCCCTTTGAGAAAAACATCAGTGGAGTATTAACCACCGATCAGAAAGCGTGGCGGAAAATCACCGTTACGGGCAATATTTCCGCTGCCAACCCGGTAGTGGTGAGTGCCGGGGCGGAAATTGTGGTTCCTCCGAATGCACAGATATTGCCCAATATTGAGTTGGTGCCCGGGGTTATCCCGATGAGCTGCGGGAGTGTAAATCTGCCTAAAGACCCTGCATGGTTAAATACGTATTGTACTTCTTCCCAGTATAAAGCGGGGCAGCTTTCTGCCAAAACTCAACAACTCCCGTCCTCCAACGGATTTGTGGCAGAAATCCCCCTCACCGCCTTCCCCAATCCTTTCACCGGCGAAATCACCCTGCGGTTTGAACTGTTGCAAACAACAGAGGTTTCGCTCACCCTCTACGACTTGCTGGGCCGCCCGGTGATGCCGATCCGCAAGTCTGAGCCGATGAAAGCCGGGCCGCAGGAACTGACGATGGATATGGGTTTTCTGGCAGCGGGTGTATATATTGTTGTGATGGACGCCAACGGACAAAGGCGGACGGTGCGGATTGTGAAGGAATGA
- a CDS encoding DUF3276 family protein: MQGRDEVYSEKIRAGKRTYFFDVRSTRSNDYYITITESKRRFNGRGYDKHKIFLYKEDFNKFLASLNKTVDHVKNELMPDYDYDEFDRREMDYDDDDDDDRRDRVDYEGDADGEIESLPSWEE, encoded by the coding sequence ATGCAAGGGAGAGATGAAGTGTATTCGGAAAAGATTAGAGCAGGGAAACGCACTTATTTTTTCGATGTAAGGTCAACCCGCTCCAATGATTATTACATTACCATCACAGAAAGTAAGCGCAGGTTTAACGGAAGAGGCTATGACAAGCACAAAATCTTCCTTTACAAGGAGGACTTCAATAAGTTCCTTGCTTCGCTAAACAAAACCGTAGATCATGTCAAAAATGAATTAATGCCCGACTATGACTATGATGAGTTTGACAGACGTGAAATGGATTATGATGATGACGACGACGATGACAGAAGAGACCGCGTCGACTATGAAGGGGATGCTGACGGTGAAATAGAGAGCCTGCCTTCATGGGAAGAATAA
- a CDS encoding T9SS type A sorting domain-containing protein: protein MHTVKRFATSVAACILLSASVFAQNDQADRKAFHQEAQRYAKENIVPVMKPKRQQLETYLSKEEKARLSEIRTEMQAHRKEMQNRKGQFGGRPEPGSRPDEAQISQMKAQREAHRATMESVKAIADNHKTEIDQLLADVQPKMEQWRTDIHAIAEKNGLQPRQRPEGMGKGQPMEGRPRNGEGFHGDKPGQSGGPGMRGPGMGGPGMMGLMNITQPVGFLLWDADGEFPIMNEMGQGVRTFPNPAAVSSTLEYNVGEAGQVTIHILNDKGIVVKTLVNEVQTKGRYEIQTSVSELSNGIYFYQIKTPSGLESRKILIDK from the coding sequence ATGCATACGGTAAAACGATTCGCAACCTCAGTTGCGGCATGTATCTTATTGTCCGCCAGTGTATTCGCACAGAATGACCAGGCCGACAGAAAAGCCTTCCATCAGGAAGCCCAACGATATGCCAAAGAAAATATCGTTCCGGTCATGAAACCTAAGCGCCAACAGCTGGAAACCTATCTTTCAAAAGAAGAAAAGGCCAGACTCAGCGAAATTCGTACAGAAATGCAGGCCCATCGCAAGGAAATGCAAAACAGAAAAGGGCAATTTGGCGGAAGGCCAGAACCCGGGTCAAGGCCCGATGAAGCGCAAATCAGTCAGATGAAAGCACAACGTGAAGCCCACAGAGCCACGATGGAATCTGTGAAAGCGATTGCCGATAATCACAAAACAGAAATCGACCAACTGCTGGCCGATGTGCAACCCAAAATGGAGCAGTGGAGAACCGATATACACGCCATTGCAGAAAAAAATGGCCTCCAACCTCGTCAACGGCCCGAAGGAATGGGTAAGGGACAACCCATGGAAGGACGCCCCCGCAACGGAGAAGGCTTTCATGGAGATAAGCCTGGCCAGTCAGGTGGTCCGGGTATGCGCGGGCCAGGTATGGGTGGCCCCGGCATGATGGGCTTGATGAACATTACTCAGCCCGTAGGGTTTTTGCTTTGGGATGCAGATGGTGAATTTCCGATAATGAATGAAATGGGCCAGGGTGTACGCACATTTCCCAACCCTGCGGCGGTTTCAAGCACCCTCGAATACAACGTAGGTGAAGCAGGACAGGTAACCATCCATATCCTGAACGACAAAGGAATTGTGGTAAAAACACTCGTAAATGAAGTCCAGACTAAAGGCAGGTATGAAATACAAACCAGCGTCAGCGAGCTGAGCAACGGTATCTATTTCTACCAGATAAAAACCCCCTCAGGCCTCGAATCCAGAAAAATTTTGATTGATAAGTAG
- a CDS encoding Gfo/Idh/MocA family oxidoreductase: MIFRITTALTAIFISFQGLFSQTTQPLRLGVAGLVHDHVHGILGRPDKGDIEIVGIVEANQALAKRLCERYKISMDLVYPDLETMLEKAHPEAVSVFSSIYDHLAITEKCAAKGIHVMVEKPLAVNLDHAMKMQKAAQAGGIHLITNYETTWYASNHKVAQMVKDNELGEVRKMVIHDGHQGPREIGCSEEFLAWLTDPVANGGGAVMDFGCYGADLATWVMNGERPVSVTAITQQIKPDIYPKVDDEATIIVTYPKAQAIIQASWNWPMGRKDFHVYGKTGYAKTIDGRNMVIRLNEKSAEYKQEEPPLVAPQNDAFSYFAGVIRGNIDPAGSPGSLAVNMVAMEILDAAVKSAAKGKTIYLKK, encoded by the coding sequence ATGATTTTCAGGATTACTACCGCCCTCACTGCCATTTTTATTTCCTTTCAGGGATTATTTTCCCAAACGACCCAACCGCTTCGGCTGGGGGTTGCCGGACTCGTGCACGACCATGTGCATGGGATTCTGGGGCGTCCCGATAAAGGTGATATTGAAATTGTCGGAATTGTGGAGGCCAATCAGGCACTCGCAAAAAGACTTTGTGAAAGATATAAAATCAGCATGGATCTGGTTTATCCTGATCTGGAAACCATGTTGGAAAAAGCTCATCCTGAGGCTGTTTCTGTATTTTCGAGTATCTATGATCACCTGGCCATTACCGAAAAATGTGCGGCTAAGGGAATTCATGTCATGGTAGAAAAGCCCTTGGCGGTGAATCTCGATCATGCCATGAAGATGCAGAAAGCGGCGCAGGCCGGAGGCATTCACCTGATCACCAACTACGAAACTACCTGGTACGCTTCCAACCACAAAGTAGCGCAGATGGTGAAAGACAACGAACTGGGTGAAGTGCGGAAAATGGTGATCCACGATGGTCATCAGGGGCCGAGGGAAATCGGTTGCAGTGAGGAATTTCTTGCATGGCTGACCGACCCTGTAGCAAACGGCGGGGGGGCAGTGATGGATTTTGGTTGTTATGGTGCTGATCTCGCGACCTGGGTAATGAATGGCGAACGACCCGTTTCTGTAACGGCAATCACGCAGCAGATCAAACCGGATATTTACCCGAAAGTGGATGATGAGGCTACCATTATTGTAACCTACCCCAAAGCGCAGGCGATTATCCAGGCTTCATGGAACTGGCCGATGGGTCGAAAAGATTTTCATGTGTACGGGAAAACCGGATATGCCAAAACCATTGACGGGCGGAATATGGTTATCCGCCTCAATGAAAAAAGCGCTGAATATAAGCAGGAAGAGCCGCCATTAGTCGCACCGCAGAATGATGCATTCTCTTATTTTGCCGGTGTGATCCGCGGGAATATTGATCCGGCGGGGAGTCCCGGTTCGTTGGCTGTAAATATGGTGGCAATGGAAATTCTGGATGCAGCCGTAAAGTCTGCGGCAAAGGGAAAAACAATTTATCTAAAAAAATAG
- a CDS encoding GMC family oxidoreductase — MSDLQIKKNPKEYDVCIVGSGAGGGMAAKILADAGAKVAVLEAGPWFDSAEGEMFKWPYQSPRRGAGTHRPFGEFDAAYGGWEIEGEPYTRVKGTEFDWFRSRMLGGRTNHWGRISLRFGPNDFKRKSLDGLGDDWPISYDDIKPYYDKVDQLVGIFGSKEGIYNEPDGIFMPPPKPRGYELLMKEACQKINIPIIPSRLSIITQPHNGRAACHYCSQCNRGCSTYSNFSSPPVLLMPAQKTGNVDIIIHAMAREVTTDKNGLATGVSYVNTQDMMEYQVKAKTVILAASACESARLLLNSKSSRFPNGLGNSSDVMGKYLMDSTGASMAGLIPKLVDYIPHNEDGVGGAHLYIPWWLDNKKLDFPRGYHIELWGGRRMPAYGFMGGIQRINQLLGEIDGSPRPRGGGGYGADLKNDYRRLFGAVVGFSGRGEPVALKSNYCEIDPNVVDKFGIPVLRFNYKWTDHEVLQAKHMQDTFEEIIHNMGGTPLGEKPGKDQDYGLAAPGRIIHEVGTTRMGKSPKDSVLNEYCQSHDVKNLFVVDGGSFVSMADKNPTWTILALSWRAADYIIEQTKQQNL; from the coding sequence ATGAGCGATTTACAAATAAAAAAGAATCCCAAAGAATACGATGTATGTATCGTTGGTTCGGGAGCAGGCGGCGGTATGGCTGCTAAAATTCTCGCCGATGCAGGCGCCAAAGTTGCCGTCCTCGAAGCCGGGCCCTGGTTTGATTCGGCAGAAGGAGAAATGTTTAAATGGCCCTACCAGTCTCCGCGAAGAGGTGCAGGAACCCACAGACCTTTTGGCGAATTTGACGCAGCCTACGGCGGTTGGGAAATCGAAGGAGAACCCTATACCCGCGTAAAAGGCACCGAATTTGACTGGTTTCGTAGCCGCATGCTTGGTGGTCGCACCAATCACTGGGGGCGAATTTCTCTCCGGTTTGGCCCCAATGACTTCAAGCGAAAAAGCCTCGACGGACTCGGCGATGACTGGCCCATCTCCTATGACGATATCAAACCTTACTACGACAAAGTAGATCAACTGGTAGGGATTTTTGGATCGAAAGAAGGCATTTACAACGAACCTGACGGCATATTTATGCCACCGCCCAAACCGCGGGGATACGAACTGCTGATGAAAGAAGCCTGTCAGAAAATCAACATACCGATTATTCCCAGCCGCCTTTCGATCATCACACAACCACACAACGGACGGGCAGCTTGCCACTATTGTTCGCAGTGTAACAGGGGCTGTTCCACCTACTCCAACTTCTCATCACCACCTGTTTTGCTGATGCCTGCACAAAAAACAGGAAACGTGGATATTATCATTCACGCGATGGCAAGAGAAGTCACGACCGACAAAAACGGACTGGCAACCGGTGTTTCTTATGTCAACACCCAGGACATGATGGAATACCAGGTGAAAGCCAAAACCGTCATCCTTGCCGCCAGTGCCTGCGAATCCGCGCGGCTCCTGCTCAATTCCAAATCGAGCCGTTTCCCCAATGGACTGGGAAATTCGAGCGATGTGATGGGCAAATACCTGATGGACTCCACCGGCGCATCCATGGCCGGACTGATCCCCAAGCTGGTAGATTATATTCCCCACAATGAAGATGGAGTCGGCGGTGCGCATCTGTATATTCCGTGGTGGCTGGACAACAAAAAACTGGACTTCCCCAGAGGGTATCATATCGAACTTTGGGGAGGAAGAAGAATGCCCGCTTACGGATTTATGGGAGGCATTCAGCGAATCAACCAGTTGCTTGGAGAAATCGACGGCAGTCCCCGCCCAAGAGGCGGAGGGGGTTATGGCGCAGATCTGAAAAACGATTATCGCCGATTGTTTGGTGCAGTGGTAGGTTTTTCAGGACGCGGAGAACCCGTAGCACTCAAAAGCAACTATTGCGAAATAGACCCCAATGTAGTCGATAAATTTGGGATTCCCGTCCTACGGTTTAACTACAAATGGACCGATCACGAAGTGCTTCAGGCCAAACATATGCAAGACACCTTTGAAGAAATCATCCACAACATGGGAGGCACACCCCTGGGCGAAAAACCCGGAAAAGACCAGGACTACGGACTGGCCGCACCCGGTCGGATCATCCACGAAGTGGGTACTACACGTATGGGAAAATCCCCAAAAGATTCGGTACTCAATGAGTACTGCCAATCCCACGATGTAAAAAACCTGTTTGTCGTCGATGGCGGATCATTTGTCTCCATGGCAGACAAAAACCCCACCTGGACCATTCTCGCCCTTTCATGGCGGGCAGCAGATTATATCATTGAGCAGACCAAACAACAAAATCTTTAA
- a CDS encoding gluconate 2-dehydrogenase subunit 3 family protein, which yields MEKKQKLSRRDSLKFIALGSVGAGLALTSTGCEPENKTPEHSEHQHGTQPEGMTLSPEDQKLMAERFFTEHEFATVTVLANLIIPADDRSGNAQDAGVPDFIEFMMKDQPHQQTPIRGGLRWLDIESLHRFEKAFVDCDETQQKQILDDIAWPDSALPEMSQGVAFFNRFRDLVASGFWSSKTGIADIQYIGNVGNVWTGAPQEWLDRLGVSYG from the coding sequence ATGGAAAAAAAACAAAAACTCTCCCGCAGGGATTCCCTGAAATTCATAGCACTCGGTTCCGTTGGAGCAGGACTTGCGCTGACCTCCACTGGTTGTGAACCCGAAAACAAAACCCCGGAACACAGCGAACACCAGCACGGGACGCAGCCAGAAGGCATGACCCTTTCACCGGAAGATCAGAAATTGATGGCAGAAAGGTTCTTCACAGAACACGAGTTTGCCACGGTAACCGTTTTGGCCAATCTGATCATCCCCGCCGACGACCGTTCAGGAAACGCACAGGATGCCGGAGTCCCCGATTTTATCGAATTTATGATGAAAGACCAGCCACATCAGCAGACACCGATCCGCGGCGGATTGCGCTGGCTGGATATAGAATCCCTTCACCGGTTTGAGAAAGCCTTTGTAGATTGCGACGAAACACAGCAAAAACAAATCCTCGATGACATCGCCTGGCCCGATTCGGCGCTGCCGGAGATGAGTCAGGGCGTGGCATTTTTCAATCGCTTCCGCGACCTCGTCGCTTCAGGTTTCTGGTCCAGCAAAACAGGCATCGCCGACATCCAGTATATCGGCAATGTCGGCAACGTATGGACCGGTGCCCCACAGGAGTGGCTCGACCGGCTGGGAGTGAGTTATGGTTAG
- a CDS encoding HNH endonuclease signature motif containing protein encodes MSSHISKLIRKLVIERAGNRCEYCRIPQAITNYDFHIEHIIGIQHGGENSLENLAWCCAFCNWKKGPNIATILDGEKQIIPLFNPRSQKWFDHFETRGGHITAKTDIGKATIKLLEFNLPERIEIRDVLTQAGYYP; translated from the coding sequence ATGAGTTCTCACATTTCCAAACTAATCCGAAAACTCGTAATTGAACGCGCCGGAAACCGTTGCGAATATTGCCGTATCCCACAAGCCATCACCAATTACGATTTTCATATTGAACATATTATTGGCATTCAGCACGGAGGTGAAAATTCCCTTGAAAATCTGGCATGGTGTTGTGCTTTTTGTAATTGGAAAAAAGGCCCGAATATTGCCACAATTCTCGATGGAGAGAAGCAAATCATTCCATTGTTTAATCCCCGTTCACAAAAATGGTTTGATCATTTTGAGACACGTGGAGGACACATTACTGCCAAAACAGATATAGGCAAGGCAACGATCAAATTGCTGGAATTTAACCTTCCCGAAAGAATTGAAATCAGGGATGTTCTGACCCAGGCCGGTTATTATCCTTGA
- a CDS encoding phytanoyl-CoA dioxygenase family protein: MKEALQQLGVKPEILSPEEKKFLDENGYLPLGQILTNEQVAAINQRIQSLMDSEGESAGAELLDSPYIRHPKEAGADRLADLVNKDPLFDIFYTHPRVLAAVAHVLGEEIKLSSLNYRAAKPGAGLQKLHADWHEAVEPGDYKVCNSIWLLDDFSAQNGATRIVPGTHLLPILPQEDLEDPLAPHPDELIIHAPAGTVVIFNSHAWHGGTTNTTDKHRRSIHSYFCRRDQPQQVDQSRYIRPETRARLSPAALDLLGV; encoded by the coding sequence ATGAAGGAAGCACTACAACAACTGGGGGTAAAGCCGGAAATCCTTTCTCCGGAAGAGAAAAAATTTCTGGATGAAAACGGGTATCTCCCGTTAGGCCAGATTTTGACTAATGAACAGGTTGCAGCAATTAACCAGCGGATTCAGTCCCTGATGGACAGCGAAGGAGAGTCCGCCGGGGCGGAGCTCCTCGATTCGCCTTATATCCGCCACCCGAAGGAAGCCGGTGCAGACCGTCTGGCCGATTTGGTAAATAAAGATCCACTGTTTGACATCTTTTATACACATCCACGGGTGCTGGCTGCGGTTGCCCATGTTTTGGGAGAAGAGATCAAACTCTCGTCCCTAAACTACCGTGCCGCCAAACCAGGTGCAGGTTTACAAAAATTGCATGCCGACTGGCACGAAGCAGTTGAGCCGGGAGACTATAAGGTCTGCAATTCGATCTGGCTGCTGGACGATTTCTCCGCCCAGAATGGCGCGACAAGGATTGTGCCCGGCACCCATCTTTTGCCCATTTTACCACAGGAGGATCTGGAAGATCCGCTGGCGCCCCACCCCGACGAATTGATCATCCACGCACCGGCCGGCACCGTGGTAATTTTCAACAGCCACGCATGGCATGGCGGCACAACCAATACGACGGATAAACACCGGCGGTCGATCCACAGTTACTTTTGTCGCAGGGACCAGCCGCAGCAGGTCGATCAGTCACGCTATATACGCCCAGAAACCCGCGCGCGATTATCCCCGGCTGCGCTGGATTTGCTGGGGGTGTGA
- the hutF gene encoding formimidoylglutamate deiminase: MKVYEFAGLLTDTGWITPGYVQLDAEGNILYAGNVAPGETSATEKVAGYALPGFQNAHSHAFQYAMAGIAERHVQSDDFWSWRENMYQLALSMNPDQMEAVAAMLYAEMLRQGYTAVAEFHYVHHDKDGSPYDNLSELGERLVSAAQTAGIRITLIPMFYQQGGFGLPANHGQRRFISPATEDYFRLVEASARSLKFYEKASLGVGVHSLRAVKFEDILRTIGETDQHLPFHVHVAEQLKEVADCLAYCGKRPVEWLIENAGLTDRFHLVHATHLTESEIMGITQSGAQVVLCPSTEGNLGDGRFSLVEFQQSGGKWSIGTDSHIGLSPMEELRILDYGQRIYHHRRNIFHSPDQTDSGTYGFRQVWTNGRKAMGENPSGYFQTGKPFDAVVIDERHPLIENSHPENLLSTLIYAGDSTFLLGTIVAGEWKVYEGKHPESGTIFSRFGTTIRELKNR, from the coding sequence ATGAAGGTATATGAATTTGCCGGCCTATTGACTGATACCGGCTGGATTACCCCCGGGTACGTGCAACTGGATGCTGAGGGCAATATATTGTATGCGGGAAATGTTGCACCTGGGGAAACTTCAGCCACAGAAAAAGTAGCCGGATATGCACTGCCGGGTTTTCAAAATGCCCATTCCCATGCTTTTCAATACGCGATGGCAGGGATTGCGGAAAGACACGTACAGTCAGATGATTTTTGGTCGTGGCGGGAAAATATGTATCAGCTCGCACTAAGCATGAATCCGGACCAAATGGAAGCGGTCGCAGCGATGTTGTATGCAGAAATGCTCCGGCAGGGTTATACCGCTGTCGCAGAATTTCACTACGTACACCATGACAAAGATGGCTCGCCCTATGATAACCTGTCTGAGTTGGGCGAAAGGCTGGTTTCCGCTGCACAAACCGCCGGAATCCGCATTACGCTGATCCCGATGTTTTATCAGCAGGGAGGATTTGGTTTGCCTGCCAATCACGGCCAGCGGCGGTTTATTTCTCCGGCTACAGAAGATTATTTTCGGCTGGTGGAGGCCTCCGCCAGGTCGCTGAAGTTTTATGAAAAAGCATCTTTGGGTGTGGGGGTACATTCCCTTCGTGCGGTGAAATTTGAGGATATTCTCCGCACCATTGGAGAAACGGATCAGCACTTGCCCTTTCATGTGCATGTGGCCGAACAACTGAAAGAAGTCGCCGATTGTCTGGCTTATTGTGGAAAACGTCCGGTTGAATGGCTGATAGAAAATGCCGGACTTACCGACCGGTTTCACCTGGTGCATGCCACGCACCTCACCGAATCTGAAATTATGGGTATCACCCAATCCGGGGCGCAGGTTGTGCTTTGTCCTTCCACCGAAGGAAATCTGGGTGACGGCAGATTTTCACTTGTGGAGTTTCAGCAGTCGGGAGGAAAATGGTCGATCGGAACAGACAGCCATATCGGGCTGAGTCCCATGGAAGAGCTGCGAATATTGGACTACGGGCAGCGAATCTATCACCATCGCCGCAACATATTTCATTCCCCCGACCAGACAGACAGCGGTACTTACGGATTTCGCCAGGTATGGACAAACGGGCGGAAAGCCATGGGCGAAAATCCTTCCGGATATTTTCAGACAGGGAAACCCTTTGATGCAGTAGTGATAGACGAGCGTCATCCATTGATCGAAAATTCCCATCCGGAAAATCTGCTTTCCACCTTGATATATGCCGGAGATTCCACATTTTTGCTGGGAACCATCGTCGCGGGAGAATGGAAGGTGTATGAAGGAAAACACCCGGAATCCGGGACCATTTTCTCACGTTTTGGAACAACCATTCGCGAACTTAAGAACCGATAA
- a CDS encoding N-formylglutamate amidohydrolase, with product MVFTIVEPIGKKVPVLVSIPHCGTDFPDDIRDMYVQEQIDAPDDTDWFLQQLYDFVPQMGITLIFANYSRWVIDLNRDPDSKPLYDDGRAITGLTPDKTFFGKNIYQNTPPDAQEVQRRLTQYYHPYHSKIQEILAGFREDFQHVLLYDAHSIRRRVPSIYASPFPDLILGDNDQTSAHPELIRTAWEILSSGPYSPMHNTLFKGGQITRFFGQPQNGVHALQLERSKDLYMDDSETHYHPERAAIMQNHLKSLFTSLILTLEKLNHEGI from the coding sequence ATGGTGTTTACAATCGTTGAGCCTATTGGCAAAAAGGTGCCGGTGCTGGTGAGCATTCCCCATTGTGGGACAGATTTTCCTGATGATATCCGGGATATGTATGTACAGGAACAAATCGATGCGCCTGACGATACCGACTGGTTTCTTCAGCAGTTGTATGATTTTGTTCCACAAATGGGCATTACCCTGATTTTTGCAAATTATTCCCGCTGGGTGATAGATCTCAACCGGGATCCTGACAGCAAACCTTTATACGACGATGGCAGAGCCATCACGGGTTTGACACCGGATAAGACTTTTTTCGGGAAAAATATTTATCAAAATACTCCTCCGGACGCGCAGGAAGTTCAACGCCGGCTAACGCAGTATTATCACCCCTATCATTCAAAGATTCAGGAAATTTTAGCAGGTTTTCGCGAAGATTTTCAGCATGTTTTGCTGTATGATGCGCATTCTATCCGGCGGCGGGTGCCCTCTATTTACGCTTCTCCATTTCCCGACCTGATCCTCGGCGACAATGATCAAACCTCTGCCCACCCGGAATTGATCCGTACTGCATGGGAAATCCTTTCTTCCGGGCCTTACTCGCCCATGCACAACACTCTGTTTAAAGGTGGTCAGATCACAAGATTTTTTGGACAGCCGCAAAATGGCGTTCATGCCTTACAGCTGGAGCGAAGCAAAGATTTGTATATGGACGATTCGGAGACCCACTATCACCCCGAACGCGCTGCGATCATGCAAAACCACCTCAAAAGTTTATTTACCAGCCTGATCCTTACCCTCGAAAAACTCAACCATGAAGGTATATGA